From Candidatus Hydrogenedentota bacterium, one genomic window encodes:
- a CDS encoding DUF434 domain-containing protein, which translates to MPSKQHHRGRHPEDDGLFAPGQVPRLAKAVADLSWLLTREYSRVSALKLVGDHFQLALRGRMAVDRCACSDASLALRRAREVPMDRLRGESLIVDGYNILITAESALANGVLLRGRDGCIRDMASLHGSYRRVEETLPAVARIGETLAALAPERVFWYFDAPVSNSGRLTAFLRAHAEAARYPWHVALAPNPDKLLAQSPHIVLTSDSWILDRAARWANLTAQVLRDLGMEARVLELAGNQDAPERQPGSGCSS; encoded by the coding sequence GTGCCTTCAAAACAACATCATCGTGGCAGGCATCCCGAGGACGACGGCCTGTTCGCGCCCGGGCAGGTCCCGAGACTGGCCAAAGCCGTGGCCGACCTGTCTTGGCTGCTCACGCGCGAGTACTCCCGTGTTTCCGCGTTGAAGCTCGTAGGCGACCACTTTCAACTCGCCCTGCGCGGACGCATGGCCGTGGACCGCTGTGCCTGTTCGGACGCCTCGCTCGCCTTGCGGCGCGCGCGCGAGGTTCCCATGGACCGCCTCCGCGGCGAATCGCTCATCGTCGACGGCTACAACATCCTGATTACCGCCGAAAGCGCGTTGGCGAACGGCGTGCTCTTGCGGGGGCGCGACGGCTGTATCCGTGACATGGCCAGCCTGCACGGCTCCTACCGTCGCGTCGAGGAGACGTTGCCCGCCGTCGCGCGCATCGGCGAAACGCTCGCTGCGCTCGCGCCCGAAAGGGTCTTCTGGTATTTCGACGCGCCCGTCTCGAACAGCGGCCGGCTCACGGCGTTCCTGCGGGCGCACGCCGAAGCAGCCCGGTACCCTTGGCATGTCGCGCTCGCGCCCAATCCTGACAAGCTCCTGGCGCAATCGCCCCACATCGTGCTCACCAGTGACAGCTGGATCCTCGATCGGGCCGCGCGCTGGGCAAACCTGACCGCGCAGGTCTTGCGCGACCTCGGCATGGAGGCACGAGTGCTGGAATTGGCCGGGAACCAGGATGCGCCGGAGCGACAACCGGGCTCTGGTTGCAGTTCATAG
- a CDS encoding arylsulfatase, with protein sequence MLSAAAAAAWSAPRFAVGAPAQDRPNILFLMADQFRGDCMGCAGHPAVQTPNLDRIAAEGAYFPHAYSSTPTCTPARAALLTGMSPWNHGMLGYGKVAGKYPVEMPQALRDAGYYTTGIGKMHWTPQRSLHGFHRTILDESSREQSVDFRSDYRSWFASVSPNLDPDATGIGWNDYRSAVYALPEELHPTRWMGDVATRFIDTCDKQEPFFLKVSFARPHSPYDPPKRWFDRCANAPIPEPFIGDWCSRYRERSDDSNSIWHGDMGKEQARVSRQGYYGSVSFIDEQIGRIIEALEHRGLLERTLILFTADHGDMTGDHHLWRKSYAYEPSARIPMLLRWPEGLVDRARGVTLEQPVEIRDILPTFLDAARAEAPVPLDGASLLGLVRGGADWRPFIDLEHDICYDKTNHWSALTDGKMKYIYDAYAGGEQLFDLVNDPGETRELAADPAHAETLSLWRERLVAHLAPRGEAWVRDGELVPRPQSILYSPNYPKDEEA encoded by the coding sequence ATGCTGAGCGCCGCAGCGGCGGCGGCGTGGAGCGCACCGCGGTTCGCCGTGGGCGCGCCCGCACAGGACCGCCCGAATATACTCTTCCTCATGGCGGACCAATTCCGGGGCGATTGCATGGGCTGCGCCGGACATCCGGCCGTGCAAACGCCGAACCTGGACCGGATCGCCGCCGAGGGCGCGTATTTCCCGCATGCCTATTCATCGACGCCTACCTGCACGCCGGCGCGCGCCGCGTTGCTTACGGGGATGTCGCCCTGGAACCACGGCATGCTCGGATACGGCAAGGTGGCGGGGAAGTATCCCGTTGAGATGCCGCAGGCGTTGCGCGACGCGGGCTACTACACGACGGGCATCGGCAAGATGCACTGGACGCCCCAGCGCAGCCTGCACGGATTTCACAGGACCATCCTCGATGAATCCAGCCGCGAGCAGAGCGTGGATTTCCGCAGCGACTACCGTTCATGGTTCGCGTCGGTCTCTCCGAATCTCGATCCCGATGCCACAGGTATCGGCTGGAACGACTACCGCAGCGCCGTCTATGCCTTGCCCGAGGAATTGCACCCGACGCGCTGGATGGGCGACGTCGCCACGCGCTTCATCGACACCTGCGACAAGCAAGAGCCATTCTTCCTGAAGGTTTCGTTCGCCCGGCCGCACAGCCCGTATGACCCGCCGAAGCGCTGGTTCGACCGCTGCGCGAATGCGCCGATCCCCGAGCCATTCATTGGCGACTGGTGCAGCCGCTACCGGGAACGAAGCGACGACTCCAACAGCATCTGGCATGGCGACATGGGAAAGGAGCAAGCACGCGTATCGCGGCAGGGCTATTACGGTTCCGTGTCGTTCATCGACGAGCAGATAGGCCGAATCATCGAAGCGCTCGAACATCGCGGGCTGCTCGAACGCACGTTGATCCTGTTCACGGCGGACCACGGCGATATGACCGGCGATCACCACCTCTGGCGCAAGTCCTACGCTTACGAGCCGTCCGCCCGCATTCCGATGCTGCTGCGATGGCCGGAAGGGCTTGTGGACCGCGCGCGCGGCGTCACGCTCGAACAACCGGTCGAGATACGCGACATTCTGCCCACGTTCCTCGATGCGGCGCGCGCCGAGGCGCCGGTACCGCTTGACGGCGCGAGTCTGCTCGGGCTTGTGCGCGGCGGCGCGGATTGGCGGCCCTTTATCGACCTCGAGCACGACATCTGCTACGACAAGACAAATCACTGGAGTGCGCTTACGGATGGCAAGATGAAGTACATCTACGACGCCTATGCCGGCGGCGAACAGCTTTTCGATCTGGTAAACGATCCGGGCGAAACGCGCGAACTGGCTGCTGACCCGGCCCATGCCGAGACGCTTTCGCTCTGGCGCGAGCGGCTGGTCGCCCATCTTGCCCCTCGTGGCGAAGCGTGGGTCCGCGACGGCGAACTTGTGCCCCGCCCGCAGTCGATCCTCTATTCGCCGAACTATCCGAAGGACGAAGAGGCGTAA
- a CDS encoding sulfatase-like hydrolase/transferase: MGTIDRRDFLACLGLGAAAWAAPRGFGESAPAPGRPNIIIILADDLGYADLGATGCQDIPTPNIDSIAAGGVRFTDGYVSCPVCSPTRAGLMTGRYQQRFGHWYNPGPTTEEQTNVGMPLSEKTIADWLKEAGYVTGLVGKWHLGLAPQYHPMKRGFDEFFGFPHGSHSYTDSRADTKNPIMRGTEPVEEPAYLTEAFTREAVAFIRRPAEAPFFLYLSYNAVHAPMQVPESYLERFKSIEDGTRRTHAAMLSVMDDGVGAVLAALREKGIEENTLVFFLSDNGGPIAVNGSKNTPFSGAKGTLQEGGIRVPFFLRWPARL, translated from the coding sequence ATGGGGACTATCGACAGGCGCGATTTTCTGGCTTGCCTGGGCTTGGGCGCGGCGGCGTGGGCGGCGCCGCGCGGTTTTGGCGAAAGTGCCCCCGCCCCGGGACGGCCGAACATCATTATCATTCTCGCGGACGACCTGGGCTACGCGGACCTGGGCGCGACTGGCTGTCAAGACATTCCGACACCGAACATCGACTCCATTGCGGCGGGTGGGGTGCGTTTCACGGACGGCTACGTGTCGTGCCCGGTGTGCAGTCCGACGCGCGCGGGGTTGATGACCGGCAGGTATCAGCAGCGCTTCGGCCATTGGTACAACCCCGGCCCGACGACGGAGGAACAGACGAACGTGGGCATGCCGCTGAGCGAGAAGACAATCGCGGATTGGCTGAAAGAGGCGGGTTACGTGACCGGTCTCGTTGGCAAGTGGCACCTCGGTCTTGCGCCGCAGTACCACCCGATGAAACGGGGTTTCGACGAGTTCTTCGGTTTCCCGCACGGAAGCCATTCCTATACGGATTCCAGAGCCGACACGAAGAACCCGATCATGCGCGGCACGGAGCCCGTCGAAGAGCCCGCGTATCTCACCGAGGCGTTCACGCGCGAAGCCGTGGCATTCATCCGGCGCCCCGCGGAGGCGCCCTTCTTCCTCTACCTGAGCTATAACGCGGTGCATGCCCCGATGCAGGTGCCCGAATCGTATCTGGAACGGTTCAAATCCATTGAGGACGGGACGCGGCGCACGCACGCCGCGATGTTGAGCGTCATGGACGACGGCGTCGGCGCGGTGCTTGCCGCCTTGCGCGAGAAGGGCATCGAGGAAAACACGCTCGTGTTCTTCCTAAGCGACAACGGCGGGCCCATTGCCGTGAACGGGTCGAAGAATACGCCGTTCAGCGGCGCGAAGGGCACGCTGCAGGAAGGCGGCATCCGCGTTCCGTTCTTCCTGCGCTGGCCTGCCCGGCTGA
- a CDS encoding 4Fe-4S binding protein: MARGPREPVVCPPPEIEGSQPQAPGGFDLLRVPGVRGLVSWRGFPYVLQTVTLAAFLALLVIGWQRYTPPGVSQKLYAQTNLATLVVWGLWWPAMVWLTVFLGRVWCMVCPLELISNVSERLGEHLGLRQGPLRPWVASGTLIAVFYAVIQLFVAGAEIRRVPAYTSFFLIGLLLLAVLTGLFLKDRAFCRGFCPVGLLLNAYGRGGMLAVRAGSGETCRACTGKDCIRACNRNKADGRSCPSLLNVPALNDSKDCLFCGQCVKACKPGNVRLLLRPPFSGSDTRDAMASWPMTFFVMLVSGFVLWELTSEWRAAEDFFVAIPNWVAQHASAPWLSGYITGLWAMAVVPLMVWSLFTFLAWILGFREGFGATWRRLALPMTVVIAAGHMAKGLAKLALWAGFLPYAIEDPSGLHTAAAITGGALQAPATLMAKPAIALAAAAFVAVSVLLAAREMRLADPGQTRRAFVVPLLVMGGVSVFLVLGWGFPVR, from the coding sequence ATGGCTCGTGGACCGCGCGAACCAGTGGTCTGCCCCCCTCCTGAAATCGAGGGAAGCCAGCCACAAGCGCCCGGCGGTTTCGACCTGCTGCGCGTGCCCGGCGTGCGCGGACTGGTTTCGTGGCGCGGTTTTCCGTACGTCTTGCAGACCGTGACGTTGGCCGCCTTCCTGGCCCTGCTCGTCATTGGCTGGCAGCGGTACACGCCGCCGGGTGTTTCACAGAAGCTCTATGCCCAAACAAACCTGGCCACGCTGGTGGTTTGGGGCCTGTGGTGGCCCGCCATGGTGTGGCTGACCGTGTTCCTGGGCCGCGTCTGGTGCATGGTGTGTCCGCTCGAACTCATAAGCAACGTGAGTGAGCGGCTGGGAGAACACCTGGGACTGCGTCAAGGGCCGCTGCGCCCGTGGGTCGCGTCGGGGACGCTCATAGCCGTGTTCTACGCAGTCATTCAGTTGTTCGTCGCGGGCGCGGAGATTCGCCGTGTGCCGGCCTATACGTCCTTTTTCTTGATAGGTCTTCTGCTGCTTGCGGTTCTTACCGGCCTGTTCCTCAAGGACCGCGCGTTCTGCCGTGGTTTCTGCCCCGTGGGATTGCTGCTGAACGCCTATGGACGCGGCGGCATGCTCGCGGTACGCGCCGGTTCCGGCGAAACGTGCCGCGCGTGCACGGGCAAGGATTGTATCCGCGCGTGCAACCGCAACAAGGCTGACGGACGAAGCTGCCCGAGCCTCCTCAATGTGCCTGCATTGAACGACAGTAAGGACTGCCTCTTCTGCGGCCAATGCGTCAAGGCCTGCAAGCCCGGGAACGTACGGCTGCTGCTGCGTCCCCCCTTTTCCGGAAGCGATACGCGCGATGCGATGGCCTCATGGCCGATGACCTTCTTCGTCATGCTCGTCTCGGGCTTTGTGCTCTGGGAATTAACCTCCGAATGGCGTGCCGCTGAGGATTTCTTCGTCGCGATTCCCAATTGGGTCGCCCAACATGCGTCCGCACCTTGGCTTTCGGGTTACATCACCGGTCTTTGGGCAATGGCAGTTGTGCCGCTCATGGTCTGGTCTCTTTTCACTTTCCTGGCGTGGATACTTGGTTTCCGCGAGGGATTCGGCGCCACTTGGCGGCGGCTTGCATTGCCGATGACGGTCGTGATTGCGGCGGGACATATGGCAAAAGGGTTGGCCAAACTCGCGTTGTGGGCAGGATTCCTGCCCTATGCGATCGAAGACCCGAGCGGCCTGCACACCGCCGCGGCGATAACCGGCGGCGCGCTGCAGGCACCCGCAACACTCATGGCAAAACCCGCAATAGCGCTGGCAGCCGCGGCATTCGTCGCGGTTTCCGTCCTTCTTGCCGCGCGGGAAATGCGACTCGCGGATCCCGGCCAAACGCGGCGCGCGTTTGTTGTTCCGCTTCTTGTGATGGGTGGTGTTTCGGTGTTCCTGGTACTTGGCTGGGGATTTCCGGTTCGGTGA
- a CDS encoding four helix bundle suffix domain-containing protein: MDREPLIPKHGGYRKLKSFQLAQLVYDVTVRFCDRYVDKRSRTHDQMVQAARSGVQNIAEGSQASGTSKKMELKLTNVAGASLEELRLDHEDFLRQRGLPVWDKEDPRRKTLVARRCAAADDVAVWVREVRYGRYGQSMSSIPSIKSTYPEVAANAALVLIGVAVVLLDRQVAAQARAFEKEGGFTERLYHKRRQRRRLD, from the coding sequence ATGGACAGAGAACCGCTGATTCCGAAGCATGGGGGCTATCGGAAATTAAAGAGTTTTCAGTTGGCGCAACTGGTCTACGACGTCACGGTGCGGTTCTGCGACCGGTATGTCGATAAGCGTAGCCGCACGCATGATCAGATGGTCCAGGCGGCGCGGTCAGGCGTACAGAACATCGCGGAGGGCAGCCAGGCCAGCGGCACATCGAAGAAAATGGAGTTGAAATTGACCAATGTGGCCGGGGCCAGCCTCGAGGAACTGCGCTTGGACCATGAAGATTTCCTGCGGCAGCGAGGGCTGCCGGTCTGGGACAAGGAAGACCCGCGCCGGAAGACGCTGGTCGCCCGGCGTTGCGCCGCAGCGGATGATGTGGCGGTCTGGGTCAGAGAAGTAAGATATGGGCGATATGGACAGTCCATGTCGTCCATACCGTCCATCAAGTCCACCTATCCTGAGGTCGCCGCGAATGCCGCTCTGGTCTTGATCGGGGTGGCGGTTGTGCTGCTAGACCGCCAGGTCGCCGCGCAAGCCCGCGCGTTTGAGAAAGAAGGCGGCTTCACCGAGCGCCTGTACCACAAACGCCGGCAGCGGCGGCGTCTCGATTGA
- a CDS encoding class I SAM-dependent methyltransferase yields MKTRESGMPGEEMWSGFFEPPAVLAAVGLTNECRDVVEFGCGYGTFTLPAARIVRGAVYALDIEEEMIETTVAKAQAAGLCNVVAIQRDFVGDGTGLPDSSVDYAMLFNILHCEAPEILLSEARRVLRPEGRLGIIHWNYDPSTPRGPSMSIRPRPEQCLAWAEQTGFSLLPTGIIDLPPYHYGMTLQSGPSVR; encoded by the coding sequence TTGAAAACGCGTGAAAGCGGCATGCCCGGCGAGGAAATGTGGTCCGGCTTCTTCGAGCCGCCCGCCGTGCTCGCGGCAGTGGGTTTGACGAATGAATGCAGGGATGTGGTCGAATTTGGCTGCGGCTACGGCACGTTCACCCTTCCGGCCGCGCGTATCGTCCGCGGCGCCGTCTACGCCCTCGATATCGAAGAGGAGATGATCGAGACCACGGTAGCGAAGGCGCAGGCCGCCGGTTTGTGCAATGTCGTCGCGATTCAGCGCGACTTCGTCGGCGACGGCACTGGTCTGCCCGATTCCAGTGTGGATTACGCCATGCTCTTCAATATCCTCCACTGTGAAGCGCCCGAAATACTGCTCAGCGAGGCTCGCCGCGTTCTACGCCCCGAAGGACGCCTCGGCATTATCCATTGGAATTACGACCCATCGACGCCCCGGGGCCCCTCCATGTCGATCCGTCCACGCCCTGAACAATGTCTGGCTTGGGCCGAACAGACCGGGTTCTCCCTCCTTCCGACCGGCATCATCGACCTGCCCCCGTACCACTACGGCATGACGTTGCAGAGCGGGCCAAGCGTGCGGTAG
- the hcp gene encoding hydroxylamine reductase, which produces MYCDQCEQTYRGTGCVSQGVCGKSPDMESLQKILLYGLKGMAAYKAHARRLGKTDPEVEAFIDEALFATMTNVNFDMDSLLGLVLECGRMNYKTMQLLNDGHVETFGQPGPAEVKEGVQEGPGILVTGHDLVDLRDILEQTQGTGINVYTHGEMLPAHMYPGLRRYPHFVGHFGGAWQKQRREFETFGGPIVATTNCVLIPFETNTYLNRFYTTGVTAVPGATNIRNRDFSAVVRRALEIGPLTPTAIKTSTVGFHWTTILGIADKVVAAVKSGQIRHFFLIGGCDGAEPGRNYFSEFARNTPQDTLILTLGCGKFRIRDYDYGTVAGLPRLLDMGQCNDAYGAIQVALALANAFECGVNDLPLTLEISWFEQKAVAVLLTLLHLGMKRIKLGPALPAFVTPNVLNVLVEKFELAPIGSDPRADVEAALSVA; this is translated from the coding sequence ATGTATTGCGACCAGTGTGAACAGACGTATCGTGGCACGGGCTGCGTCTCGCAGGGCGTCTGTGGCAAGAGTCCCGACATGGAGTCCTTACAGAAGATTCTGCTGTACGGGCTCAAGGGCATGGCGGCCTACAAGGCGCACGCGCGCCGGCTCGGCAAGACGGACCCCGAGGTCGAGGCCTTCATCGACGAAGCCCTGTTTGCCACGATGACGAACGTCAATTTCGACATGGACAGCCTGCTCGGACTCGTGCTTGAGTGCGGGCGCATGAACTACAAGACCATGCAATTGTTGAACGACGGGCACGTCGAGACATTCGGCCAGCCGGGGCCGGCCGAGGTGAAGGAAGGCGTCCAGGAAGGCCCCGGCATCCTGGTCACGGGCCACGACCTCGTGGACCTGCGCGATATTCTGGAACAGACTCAGGGCACGGGCATCAACGTGTATACGCACGGCGAAATGCTGCCCGCCCACATGTATCCCGGCCTGCGACGGTATCCCCATTTCGTGGGGCATTTCGGCGGCGCGTGGCAGAAACAGCGGCGCGAATTCGAGACGTTCGGCGGGCCCATCGTCGCGACGACCAACTGCGTGCTCATCCCCTTCGAGACGAACACCTACCTGAATCGTTTTTACACGACGGGCGTAACGGCCGTGCCCGGAGCCACGAACATCAGGAACCGCGATTTCTCCGCCGTGGTCCGGCGCGCTCTCGAAATCGGGCCCTTGACGCCCACTGCAATCAAGACCTCGACCGTCGGATTTCACTGGACCACGATTCTCGGCATTGCGGACAAAGTCGTCGCCGCCGTGAAGTCGGGCCAGATTCGCCACTTCTTCCTCATCGGCGGCTGCGACGGGGCGGAGCCCGGTCGCAACTACTTCTCCGAATTCGCGCGGAACACGCCGCAGGATACGCTGATTCTCACGCTCGGTTGTGGCAAGTTCCGCATCCGCGATTACGATTACGGCACGGTCGCCGGGTTGCCGCGCCTGCTCGACATGGGCCAGTGCAACGACGCGTACGGCGCGATCCAGGTCGCGCTCGCGCTCGCCAATGCGTTCGAGTGCGGCGTGAACGACCTGCCGCTCACGCTCGAAATCAGCTGGTTCGAGCAGAAGGCGGTAGCCGTGCTGCTCACACTGCTGCACCTGGGCATGAAACGGATCAAGCTCGGCCCGGCGCTGCCCGCGTTCGTCACGCCCAACGTGTTGAACGTGCTCGTCGAGAAATTCGAGCTGGCGCCTATCGGTTCCGATCCTCGGGCTGACGTGGAGGCCGCGCTCTCCGTGGCGTAG
- the lgt gene encoding prolipoprotein diacylglyceryl transferase, which yields MYPVLFKFWIFEFHTYTVLMAGAFLLGVYLFFRRNERLAEPYNVTPMGALWLFVGILAGSKIYYVLEYKEAADLLSVARFWEGGLVSYGGIIGGTVTAIAYLLYKRVPVLPVADLVVSYVPLCHAIGRLGCFFNGCCWGKPTNLPWGVVYPHDSALHRYLFHEQVAAGLIPADAVHAHAVHPTQLYESLGLFVTYLILCYLYPRRKHDGGILLIYPVFYGALRFAVEFFRADPAHDFPGLQMRLSQGISLGLVIVGLIVYITLRAYLPKRAAVETTEEG from the coding sequence ATGTATCCGGTCCTGTTCAAGTTTTGGATATTCGAGTTCCACACGTATACCGTGCTGATGGCCGGGGCGTTTCTCCTCGGCGTATACCTGTTTTTCCGGCGGAACGAGCGGCTGGCCGAGCCGTATAACGTCACGCCAATGGGCGCGCTTTGGTTGTTCGTGGGCATCCTCGCAGGCTCAAAAATCTATTACGTACTCGAGTACAAGGAAGCCGCGGACCTGCTGAGCGTGGCGCGCTTCTGGGAGGGCGGGCTCGTTTCGTACGGGGGCATAATCGGCGGGACGGTCACGGCGATTGCCTATCTGCTTTACAAGCGGGTGCCGGTTCTGCCCGTCGCCGACCTCGTGGTCAGCTACGTGCCGCTTTGTCACGCCATTGGGCGGTTGGGTTGCTTCTTCAATGGGTGTTGCTGGGGCAAGCCGACAAACCTGCCTTGGGGGGTAGTGTATCCCCACGATTCTGCTCTGCACCGGTACCTGTTCCACGAGCAGGTCGCGGCCGGCCTGATCCCGGCGGACGCTGTACACGCGCACGCCGTGCACCCCACGCAGCTGTACGAAAGCCTGGGCCTTTTTGTCACTTATCTTATCCTTTGTTATCTCTATCCCCGGCGGAAGCACGACGGCGGCATACTGCTGATCTATCCGGTGTTCTACGGTGCGCTGCGCTTTGCCGTGGAGTTCTTCCGGGCAGACCCGGCGCATGACTTTCCCGGGTTGCAGATGCGCCTGTCACAGGGCATCAGTCTGGGACTTGTAATCGTGGGTTTGATTGTGTACATTACGTTACGTGCGTATTTGCCCAAACGGGCGGCCGTGGAGACAACGGAGGAAGGTTGA
- a CDS encoding helix-turn-helix transcriptional regulator — translation MNDQDLYSGLIRLHMLHQACREPIYGLEMIEELARHGYKLSPGTAYPLLHGLEMKGYLRSRTIREGKRSRRIYVATPAGRKALEAATLKVRELFGELFEEK, via the coding sequence GTGAACGACCAGGATCTCTATTCCGGCCTTATCCGGCTGCATATGCTCCATCAGGCCTGCCGCGAGCCCATCTATGGCCTCGAAATGATAGAGGAACTCGCCAGGCACGGCTATAAGCTGAGCCCGGGCACCGCGTATCCCCTTCTGCACGGCTTGGAGATGAAGGGGTACTTGCGGTCGCGCACCATCCGCGAAGGCAAGCGGTCCCGGCGCATATACGTGGCCACGCCCGCTGGCCGCAAGGCGCTCGAAGCGGCTACGCTCAAGGTTCGGGAACTCTTTGGTGAATTATTCGAGGAGAAATAG
- the chrA gene encoding chromate efflux transporter produces MDTRNAKAAHSGHGVRQHLGELAALFLRLGFTAFGGPAAHIALFEAEVVRRRRWLTHERFLDLLGVTNLIPGPNSTEMVIHIGLLRAGVPGMIVAGLSFILPAACITGVFAWLYVHYGSVPEAEGLLYGVKPVVVAIIAQALWNFAPKSVTSRALAVVAAISALAVWLGIGELTVLVLAGAAMAVTQSIQDGPRRHVRGLAVLAAIIVAVCGVVLLAPMWTGGTVRAFSLGALFLFFLKVGSILYGTGYVLIAFIESSLVEQWQWITHAQLLDAVAVGQVTPGPLFSTSTFIGFILAGVSGATVATLGIFLPSFVFVAISGPIIPRIRQSALAGAFLDGVTAASLALMAVVTLQLGVSSLRDPLAILVALASALLLFRFKLNGTWLIIAGAALGLSWSVLN; encoded by the coding sequence ATGGACACAAGGAACGCGAAGGCGGCCCATTCAGGGCATGGTGTGCGCCAGCATCTTGGCGAATTGGCTGCGCTTTTTCTGCGCCTGGGTTTCACGGCGTTCGGCGGGCCGGCGGCGCATATCGCGCTGTTCGAGGCCGAGGTGGTACGGCGGCGGCGCTGGCTGACGCACGAGCGGTTTCTAGACCTGCTCGGTGTTACGAATCTCATCCCCGGCCCGAACTCGACCGAAATGGTCATCCATATCGGCCTGCTTCGCGCGGGCGTGCCCGGCATGATTGTGGCAGGTCTATCGTTCATTCTTCCCGCCGCATGCATCACGGGCGTGTTCGCGTGGCTGTACGTCCATTACGGGAGTGTCCCGGAGGCAGAGGGGCTATTGTACGGCGTGAAACCCGTCGTGGTTGCGATCATCGCGCAGGCGCTCTGGAACTTCGCGCCGAAATCGGTCACATCGCGGGCGCTCGCCGTTGTCGCGGCAATCAGTGCGCTGGCCGTCTGGCTCGGCATCGGCGAACTGACCGTTCTTGTGCTCGCGGGCGCAGCTATGGCCGTGACGCAGAGCATTCAAGACGGTCCCCGGCGTCATGTCCGCGGTCTCGCGGTGCTCGCCGCCATAATCGTGGCGGTTTGCGGCGTTGTACTGTTGGCCCCGATGTGGACCGGCGGAACCGTGCGCGCCTTCAGTCTTGGCGCACTGTTTCTCTTTTTCCTCAAAGTCGGCAGTATTCTCTACGGTACTGGTTACGTACTCATTGCGTTCATCGAGTCAAGTCTTGTCGAGCAGTGGCAGTGGATCACGCATGCGCAACTGCTCGACGCGGTCGCGGTAGGCCAGGTGACACCCGGGCCGCTGTTCAGCACCTCGACGTTCATCGGGTTCATCCTCGCGGGGGTGTCCGGCGCGACGGTGGCAACGCTCGGCATTTTCCTGCCCTCGTTCGTGTTCGTAGCCATAAGCGGACCGATTATTCCGAGGATACGGCAATCGGCGCTGGCGGGCGCGTTTCTCGACGGCGTGACCGCGGCTTCGCTCGCGCTCATGGCCGTCGTGACGCTGCAACTGGGTGTGAGCAGCCTGCGCGACCCGCTGGCGATACTCGTCGCGCTCGCGAGCGCGCTGTTGCTGTTCCGCTTCAAGCTCAACGGCACGTGGCTGATCATCGCCGGCGCCGCCCTGGGCCTTTCATGGAGCGTCCTGAATTGA